A part of Miscanthus floridulus cultivar M001 chromosome 6, ASM1932011v1, whole genome shotgun sequence genomic DNA contains:
- the LOC136457089 gene encoding uncharacterized protein isoform X3 encodes MASASPPKFSFSPILSFSPVDLFLSLDADTGHGSAWLGGHRSMRPGGHGRTAAALLLLYLSSLASRRWVTQRRRRRRAQGDGGGRRATAAGAGRGWGPAPPPSSPSSVRAPRCLLLPWQMCFYARRNPRFIKCLGSTGLALRTKSKELPVALPRFGLIRQHGSFCFCTNAVHQAGFLD; translated from the exons ATGGCTTCTGCTTCTCCTCCCAAATTCTCTTTCTCTCCCATCCTCTCTTTCTCTCCCGTcgatctcttcctctccctcgatGCGGACACGGGCCACGGCAGCGCGTGGCTGGGCGGCCACAGGAGCATGCGGCCAGGCGGTCATGGCCGCACGGCAGCAGCCCTCCTCCTCCTTTACCTCTCTTCCCTCGCGAGCCGGCGGTGGGTGACacaacgacggcgacggcggcgggcgcagggcgacggcggcgggcgcagggcgacggcggcgggcgcaggGCGAGGGTGGGGCCCGGCACCCCCTCCCTCTTCCCCATCCTCTGTGCGGGCTCCTCGATGCCTCCTATTGCCTTGGCAGATGTGCTTCTATGCTCGACGAAACCCTAG GTTCATCAAGTGCCTGGGCAGCACAG GATTGGCACTGCGGACAAAGTCAAAGGAACTACCTGTTGCCTTGCCACGCTTTGGTCTG ATAAGGCAACATGGTTCCTTTTGTTTCTGCACTAATGCAG TGCATCAAGCCGGTTTTCTTGATTAG
- the LOC136461326 gene encoding L-type lectin-domain containing receptor kinase IX.1-like: MGECKERDDVTTYTYSKAACTAPTGTAPAALPVAIKRVSKCSRQGWNEFMSEVRIISRLRHQNLVLLVGWCYVDNDDLLLVYDLMHNGSVDSHLYNPNKKLAWGVRYQIVLGLSSALLYLHQETELCVMRRDIKPSNVMLDASFAAKLGDFGLERVIEDGRRSRTTAAAGTTGYVDPECLATGRTSVESDVYSFGVVLLEIACGRCPVVTLPNGSTVQLVQRVWDLHEAGMVLEAADARLDGEYNVQEMERVLAVGLWCAHPDRSQRPDIRHALNVLRFDAPLPILPAKLPAVAAHLQPVTNASFDSATTSCGALVISAAGSNARGIKLV; this comes from the coding sequence aTGGGTGAATGCAAGGAACGAGATGATGTGACGACCTACACCTATAGCAAAGCAGCATGCACTGCACCTACAGGCACTGCACCTGCCGCCCTGCCGGTGGCCATCAAGAGGGTCTCCAAGTGTTCTCGGCAGGGCTGGAACGAGTTCATGTCGGAGGTAAGGATCATCAGTCGTCTCCGGCACCAGAACCTCGTGCTGCTCGTCGGCTGGTGCTACGTGGACAACGACGACCTCCTGCTCGTCTACGACCTGATGCACAACGGCAGCGTGGACAGTCACCTCTACAACCCAAACAAGAAGCTGGCGTGGGGGGTAAGGTATCAGATCGTGCTCGGGCTCAGCTCGGCGCTCCTGTACCTGCACCAGGAGACGGAGCTGTGTGTCATGCGCCGCGACATCAAGCCAAGCAACGTGATGCTGGACGCGTCGTTCGCCGCCAAGCTCGGCGACTTTGGGCTGGAGAGGGTGATCGAGGACGGCCGAAGGTcacggacgacggcggcggcgggcacgACGGGGTACGTGGACCCGGAGTGCCTGGCCACCGGCCGGACAAGCGTGGAGTCCGACGTGTATAGCTTCGGCGTCGTGCTCCTCGAGATCGCCTGTGGCAGGTGCCCCGTGGTGACGCTGCCGAACGGGAGCACTGTCCAATTGGTGCAGAGGGTCTGGGACCTCCACGAAGCCGGGATGGTTTTGGAGGCCGCTGACGCGCGGCTGGACGGAGAGTACAACGTCCAGGAGATGGAACGCGTGCTCGCCGTCGGGCTCTGGTGCGCGCACCCGGACCGGAGCCAGAGGCCGGACATCAGGCACGCCCTCAACGTACTGCGGTTCGACGCGCCGCTGCCGATCCTCCCGGCGAAGTTGCCGGCCGTTGCAGCACACCTTCAGCCTGTGACCAATGCGTCGTTTGATTCTGCAACCACCAGCTGCGGCGCACTTGTAATCAGTGCAGCCGGCTCCAACGCCCGCGGCATTAAGCTGGTTTGA
- the LOC136457089 gene encoding uncharacterized protein isoform X2: MASASPPKFSFSPILSFSPVDLFLSLDADTGHGSAWLGGHRSMRPGGHGRTAAALLLLYLSSLASRRWVTQRRRRRRAQGDGGGRRATAAGAGRGWGPAPPPSSPSSVRAPRCLLLPWQMCFYARRNPRFIKCLGSTGLALRTKSKELPVALPRFGLIRQHGSFCFCTNAGTCFLMSKFDCGKGIHFTCSSQY; encoded by the exons ATGGCTTCTGCTTCTCCTCCCAAATTCTCTTTCTCTCCCATCCTCTCTTTCTCTCCCGTcgatctcttcctctccctcgatGCGGACACGGGCCACGGCAGCGCGTGGCTGGGCGGCCACAGGAGCATGCGGCCAGGCGGTCATGGCCGCACGGCAGCAGCCCTCCTCCTCCTTTACCTCTCTTCCCTCGCGAGCCGGCGGTGGGTGACacaacgacggcgacggcggcgggcgcagggcgacggcggcgggcgcagggcgacggcggcgggcgcaggGCGAGGGTGGGGCCCGGCACCCCCTCCCTCTTCCCCATCCTCTGTGCGGGCTCCTCGATGCCTCCTATTGCCTTGGCAGATGTGCTTCTATGCTCGACGAAACCCTAG GTTCATCAAGTGCCTGGGCAGCACAG GATTGGCACTGCGGACAAAGTCAAAGGAACTACCTGTTGCCTTGCCACGCTTTGGTCTG ATAAGGCAACATGGTTCCTTTTGTTTCTGCACTAATGCAGGTACGTGTTTCCTCATGTCTAAGTTTGATTGCGGGAAAGGGATACACTTTACATGCTCCTCACAATATTGA
- the LOC136457089 gene encoding uncharacterized protein isoform X4: MASASPPKFSFSPILSFSPVDLFLSLDADTGHGSAWLGGHRSMRPGGHGRTAAALLLLYLSSLASRRWVTQRRRRRRAQGDGGGRRATAAGAGRGWGPAPPPSSPSSVRAPRCLLLPWQMCFYARRNPRFIKCLGSTGLALRTKSKELPVALPRFGLIRQHGSFCFCTNAV; the protein is encoded by the exons ATGGCTTCTGCTTCTCCTCCCAAATTCTCTTTCTCTCCCATCCTCTCTTTCTCTCCCGTcgatctcttcctctccctcgatGCGGACACGGGCCACGGCAGCGCGTGGCTGGGCGGCCACAGGAGCATGCGGCCAGGCGGTCATGGCCGCACGGCAGCAGCCCTCCTCCTCCTTTACCTCTCTTCCCTCGCGAGCCGGCGGTGGGTGACacaacgacggcgacggcggcgggcgcagggcgacggcggcgggcgcagggcgacggcggcgggcgcaggGCGAGGGTGGGGCCCGGCACCCCCTCCCTCTTCCCCATCCTCTGTGCGGGCTCCTCGATGCCTCCTATTGCCTTGGCAGATGTGCTTCTATGCTCGACGAAACCCTAG GTTCATCAAGTGCCTGGGCAGCACAG GATTGGCACTGCGGACAAAGTCAAAGGAACTACCTGTTGCCTTGCCACGCTTTGGTCTG ATAAGGCAACATGGTTCCTTTTGTTTCTGCACTAATGCAG TGTAG
- the LOC136457089 gene encoding uncharacterized protein isoform X1 — translation MASASPPKFSFSPILSFSPVDLFLSLDADTGHGSAWLGGHRSMRPGGHGRTAAALLLLYLSSLASRRWVTQRRRRRRAQGDGGGRRATAAGAGRGWGPAPPPSSPSSVRAPRCLLLPWQMCFYARRNPRFIKCLGSTGKKYSAYIFRIGTADKVKGTTCCLATLWSAISFYLLEKQSIPIGPFQCFTMVPTMTMHSLPCCPQLGDSTLCFRWPASVVFACCLKLSISFCCTWYRLKRS, via the exons ATGGCTTCTGCTTCTCCTCCCAAATTCTCTTTCTCTCCCATCCTCTCTTTCTCTCCCGTcgatctcttcctctccctcgatGCGGACACGGGCCACGGCAGCGCGTGGCTGGGCGGCCACAGGAGCATGCGGCCAGGCGGTCATGGCCGCACGGCAGCAGCCCTCCTCCTCCTTTACCTCTCTTCCCTCGCGAGCCGGCGGTGGGTGACacaacgacggcgacggcggcgggcgcagggcgacggcggcgggcgcagggcgacggcggcgggcgcaggGCGAGGGTGGGGCCCGGCACCCCCTCCCTCTTCCCCATCCTCTGTGCGGGCTCCTCGATGCCTCCTATTGCCTTGGCAGATGTGCTTCTATGCTCGACGAAACCCTAG GTTCATCAAGTGCCTGGGCAGCACAGGTAAAAAATATTCAGCATATATTTTCAG GATTGGCACTGCGGACAAAGTCAAAGGAACTACCTGTTGCCTTGCCACGCTTTGGTCTG CAATCAGCTTCTATCTTCTTGAGAAGCAGTCTATTCCAATTGGACCGTTTCAATGCTTCACTATGGTCCCAACAATGACTATGCACAG CTTACCATGCTGCCCACAGTTAGGTGACAGCACTTTAT GTTTTCGTTGGCCTGCATCAGTGGTGTTCGCCTGCTGCTTGAAGTTGTCaatttccttttgttgtacatgGTACAGACTTAAAAGAAGCTAG